The proteins below are encoded in one region of Apium graveolens cultivar Ventura chromosome 4, ASM990537v1, whole genome shotgun sequence:
- the LOC141720587 gene encoding cytochrome P450 734A1-like, producing MEDQEDSFNKHYFDMKVFVFCALVGIFLLKIMVMFWWKPRKIEQHFSKQGIKGPSYKFLIGNAKEIMSLMMKASAKPMPFPFSHNILPRVLSFYHHWKKIYGPTFLVWFGPTVRLTVADPDLIREIFTTKSEFYEKNEAHPLIKQLEGDGLLSLKGEKWAHHRKIITPTFHMENLKLLIPAAATSVVEMLDKWVAMSDSGDVEIEVSKWYQTLTEETVTRTAFGPSYEDGQTIFQLQAQQMALASEAFQKVFIPGYRFLPTKRNLKSWKLEKEIKKSLMKVIDERMKNWDSEIMLENGPKDLLGLMIQASMKESMKRRTITAELNPSLSSRITVHDIAEECKSFFFAGEQTTSNLLTWTTVLLAMHPQWQVLARDEVLKVCGPHDIPTKDDVSKLKMLGMILNETLRLYPPVVATIRRAKADVELGSCKVPRGTQILIPILAVHHDPSIWGNDVNVFNPGRFCEGVAKASKHPVAFMPFSLGVRTCIGQNLAMLQAKLTLAIILQKFSFGLSPQYQHAPTVLMLLYPQHGAPVIFTHLSDPVTHHQSSNTV from the exons ATGGAAGATCAAGAAGATAGTTTTAATAAACATTACTTTGATATGAAAGTGTTTGTTTTTTGTGCTCTTGTGGGTATATTTTTGCTAAAGATAATGGTTATGTTTTGGTGGAAGCCTAGAAAGATTGAACAACACTTCAGTAAGCAAGGGATTAAAGGGCCTTCTTATAAATTCTTGATAGGCAATGCTAAGGAGATTATGAGCTTAATGATGAAGGCCTCAGCTAAGCCCATGCCTTTTCCTTTCTCTCACAATATACTGCCTAGAGTCCTCTCCTTTTACCACCATTGGAAGAAAATTTATG GTCCAACATTTCTTGTTTGGTTTGGACCGACTGTGAGACTGACAGTGGCTGATCCTGACCTGATTAGAGAAATTTTTACCACAAAATCAGAATTCTATGAGAAGAATGAGGCTCACCCTCTTATCAAGCAGCTTGAAGGTGATGGTTTATTGAGTCTCAAAGGAGAAAAATGGGCTCACCATAGGAAAATCATCACCCCTACTTTCCATATGGAAAATCTCAAA TTGTTGATTCCAGCAGCAGCTACTAGTGTGGTGGAGATGCTAGACAAGTGGGTGGCAATGTCTGATTCTGGTGATGTGGAAATTGAAGTTTCCAAGTGGTATCAAACATTGACAGAAGAAACTGTTACCAGAACTGCATTTGGCCCCAGTTATGAAGATGGTCAGACCATTTTCCAACTTCAAGCCCAACAGATGGCCCTAGCTTCTGAAGCTTTTCAGAAAGTATTCATCCCTGGTTATAG ATTTTTGCCTACAAAGAGGAACCTGAAATCTTGGAAACTGGAGAAGGAAATCAAGAAATCCTTAATGAAAGTGATTGACGAAAGAATGAAGAATTGGGATAGTGAAATAATGTTAGAAAATGGTCCGAAAGATTTACTCGGGCTTATGATCCAAGCAAGCATGAAGGAGTCGATGAAGAGAAGGACGATAACAGCAGAACTTAATCCGTCATTATCATCACGTATCACAGTCCATGATATTGCAGAGGAGTGCAAGAGCTTTTTCTTTGCCGGAGAGCAAACAACATCAAATTTGCTGACCTGGACGACCGTTTTGCTAGCAATGCACCCTCAATGGCAGGTGCTAGCACGTGACGAGGTATTGAAGGTCTGTGGTCCACATGACATCCCCACTAAAGATGATGTTTCAAAGCTTAAGATG CTAGGTATGATCCTGAATGAAACCTTACGGCTTTACCCTCCGGTGGTGGCGACAATCCGACGAGCAAAAGCCGACGTGGAGCTGGGGAGTTGCAAGGTCCCACGTGGCACCCAAATATTGATCCCAATCTTGGCAGTTCATCATGATCCAAGCATATGGGGAAATGATGTGAATGTGTTTAACCCTGGTAGATTTTGTGAAGGGGTAGCCAAAGCCAGCAAGCACCCTGTTGCATTCATGCCATTTAGCCTTGGTGTACGGACATGCATAGGCCAAAATCTAGCAATGTTGCAAGCAAAACTTACACTTGCCATCATATTACAAAAATTTTCATTTGGCTTGTCCCCACAGTATCAACATGCACCAACGGTGTTGATGCTTCTTTATCCGCAACATGGTGCACCAGTCATCTTCACACATTTGTCAGATCCAGTTACTCATCATCAATCCTCAAACACAGTCTAG